Proteins from a single region of Synchiropus splendidus isolate RoL2022-P1 chromosome 3, RoL_Sspl_1.0, whole genome shotgun sequence:
- the dock11 gene encoding dedicator of cytokinesis protein 11 isoform X7, whose product MLFFSDSPLALLTPTTLFADDAFIAQLRSAVLFDKKLFRHAMFVVQSREQPKIIEPLDYEAVVFQRKAQIHSDPHRDLLLCPVDDVSESHIPRQRKTVVPSVPQNAEQEAKTLFAKECIKMYNSDWRVINYKYEAYSGDFRMLPSKGLKTDKLPTQVFEIDEDARDEDSSSLCSQRGGIMKQGWLQKANINSSLSVSMRVFKRRYFYLSQLPDGSYILNSYKDEKNCKDTKGSIYLDSCIDVIQSPKMRRNGFELKMQDRYSHFLAADTEAEMEDWVSTLKQALQSTGEACQERRNGAESLDCVLDDDTSSLGKGDSLLENIGRSLHPELMKFARETDQVNKMNRNDGRQKLFSLDPETQKLDFSGIEPDVKPFEERFGRRFVVTCHDLTFSLQACVNERSDAVPTNVEPFFVSLALFDVSKNCKISADFHVDLNPPCVREMLTDTSGKLSPSSDSEGDGRVREGVTNGDSARGNSLPVLQRVSEALLRFPTQGIFSVTNPHADIFLVARVEKVLQNGITHCAEPYMKTSDASKTAQKVLKAAKQTCQRLGQYRMPFAWAAKQVFKDAQGGLDMDGKFSPLYRQDSSKITTEDLIKLLADIRKPEKSKLQVIPGQLNVTVECVPPDFPNTVTSSYVPVKPFEDACERVSVEVEEFLPDEAKYNYPFTSYKNQFYIYPLQLKYDNQKTFTKARNIAVCIQFRDTDEEGAAPVKCIYGKPGDSLFTGCSYAAVLHHNQSPEFYDEVKVELPVHLHEKHHVLFTFYHISCESSNKTGSKKREGVESLVGYSWMPLLKEGRMQSTELHLPVAATLPPGYLCQDSRKSQPDIKWVENAKTLFRVRTHVASTINTQDLHLHKFFQHCQLIAVTSEGNQAELIKYLKCLHAMETHVIINFLPIVLNQLFQVLSTTTKVAHDIAVNSLRVIIHIVSRCHEEGLEHFLRSYVKFVFANRSPVSGHLANTHEVLATSVTAILKQTADFNTSNKLLKYSWFFFETMAKSMAQYLQEENRMKMPRSQRFPDSFHQALQSLVLSIMPHITIRHTEIPEEARCVNLSLAAFIKRCLTFMNRSFAFSLINHYMCHFTLKDPKGLTEMKFDFLMSVCNHEHFIPLNLPMAFGRTKLQRVQDFIPYATELFGPVDQSLEFSLTEDYCRNHFLVGLLMREVVEALLQGPEVRQLAVSVLKNLLIKHSADDRYTTYKNQQARICLLYLPLLELLYRNLKQLSAQSSASSPGLGLNGSRDDLMSNTSVDSRRVSAALDKDHGVLLQNGHVRREDSRGSLFMDLGTPDSFELQRRGSSMSSSPVPSTSRLGRYEIRGLLLSFLHIVKTLSEDTLAAYWMKLNPPDVMNFLSLLEICLVQFRYIGKRNIGRSQDACASKLFSPDRKSQTMPAMRYNRASLLQTKISQFSTMEASLTLNIGTGPSEAEIHHLALLEGNISTEVCLSVLDVLALFCQCFKTQLMESEGHNPLMKKVFDVYLTFLQVGQSEAALKHVFAALRAFIHKFPSVLFKGRVTLCEALCCEVLKCCVSRLASLRAEASALLYLLMKNNYDFTKRKTFLRTHLQIIIAVSQLISDVALSGSSRFQESLSIINNFANSDKAMKSTSFPSEVKGLTKRIRTVLMATAQMKEHEKDPEMLLDLQYSLARSYASTPELRRTWLDSMARAHLKNGDLSEAAMCYVHVAALVAEYLHRKKLFPSGLAAFKRITFNIDEEAAMKEDTGMQDVYYTEEVLVEHLEVCVEALWKAERYELITHVAKLIIPIYEKHHEYQKLSRLYDTLHRAYNKIMEVIQSGRRLLGTFFRVAFYGQVSSSKGFFEEEDGKEYIYKEPKLTTLAEISQRLMALYGEKFGPENVKIIQDSNKVNPKDLESKFAYVQVTFVKPFFEEKEAPEKKTDFEKNHNINRFVFESPYTLSGKKHGGVEEQCKRRIVLTTANTFPYVKKRVEVVGEKHVELKPVDVAIDEMKARTAELTKLCSSQEVDMIQLQLKLQGCVSVQVNAGPMAYARAFLDDKKSSQSNNKKVKDLKDIFRRFVQACSMALDINERLIKEDQFEYHEGLKSNFKEMVKELSDIIHEQL is encoded by the exons GACTCGTCATCGTTGTGCTCTCAGAGGGGCGGCATCATGAAGCAGGGCTGGCTCCAGAAGGCCAACATCAACAGCAGTTTGTCTGTCTCCATGAGG GTGTTCAAGAGGAGGTACTTCTACCTCTCACAGCTGCCAGATGGCTCCTACATCCTCAATTCCTATAAGGATGAGAAGAACTGCAAGGACACGAAAGGCTCCATCTACTTGGACTCATGTATTGATGTCATTCAG AGTCCAAAGATGCGGCGTAATGGCTTTGAGTTGAAGATGCAGGACCGCTACAGCCACTTCTTGGCTGCAGACACTGAGGCCGAGATGGAAGACTGGGTCTCCACGCTGAAGCAGGCTCTTCAGAGCACAGGGGAGGCATGTCAGGAGCGTCGGAATGGAGCTGAGTCACTGGACTGTGTCCTGG ACGATGACACCAGCAGCCTGGGCAAAGGAGACAGCTTACTGGAAAATATTGGGCGGAGCTTACATCCAGAACTGATGAAG TTTGCCAGAGAGACTGATCAAGTCAACAAGATGAACAGAAATGATGGGCGACAGAAACTTTTCTCTCTGGATCCGGAAACTCAA AAGTTGGACTTTTCTGGCATCGAACCAGATGTGAAGCCATTTGAGGAGCGCTTTGGTCGGCGTTTTGTGGTTACTTGCCATGATCTGACCTTCAGTCTGCAGgcttgtgtgaatgagaggagtGATGCTGTCCCGACCAAT GTGGAACCCTTCTTCGTCAGTCTTGCTCTCTTCGATGTCTCCAAGAACTGCAAGATCTCTGCTGACTTCCACGTGGACTTGAACCCGCCCTGTGTCAGGGAGATGCTGACTGACACTTCTGGCAAACTCTCCCCTTCCTCTGACTCAGAGGGGGACGGACGAGTGCGGGAGGGGGTCACCAACGGCGATTCAGCCAGAGGGAACAGTCTTCCTGTGTTGCAGAGAGTGTCAGAGGCTCTGCTGCGTTTTCCTACTCAG GGTATTTTCTCAGTGACCAACCCCCACGCTGACATCTTCCTGGTGGCCCGTGTGGAGAAGGTGCTCCAGAATGGCATCACCCACTGTGCTGAGCCGTACATGAAGACCTCGGATGCCAGCAAG ACAGCTCAGAAGGTTCTCAAAGCTGCCAAGCAGACCTGCCAACGACTTGGACAGTACAGGATGCCATTTGCTTGGGCTGCCAA GCAGGTGTTCAAGGACGCTCAGGGTGGTCTGGATATGGATGGGAAGTTTTCTCCTCTCTATAGACAGGACAGCAGCAAAATCACCACTGAGGACCTCATCAAGCTGCTGGCTGATATCAGGAA GCCGGAGAAGAGCAAGCTCCAGGTCATCCCGGGTCAGCTCAACGTCACCGTTGAGTGTGTACCGCCAGACTTCCCCA ACACAGTCACCTCCTCATACGTACCGGTGAAGCCGTTTGAGGATGCATGCGAGCGAGTGTCTGTGGAAGTGGAGGAGTTTCTCCCTGATGAGGCCAAGTACAACTATCCCTTCACCTCCTACAAGAACCAGTTTTACATTTACCCACTTCAGCTCAAGTACGACAACCAGAAGACCTTCACTAAG GCGAGGAACATCGCAGTCTGCATCCAGTTTAGAGACACAGATGAAGAAGGTGCTGCTCCTGTAAAG TGCATCTATGGGAAACCAGGAGACTCACTCTTCACTGGCTGCAGCTACGCAGCGGTCCTGCACCACAACCAGAGCCCTGAGTTCTATGATGAG GTGAAGGTCGAGCTGCCAGTCCACCTGCATGAAAAACACCACGTCCTTTTCACCTTCTATCACATTAGCTGTGAGTCCAGCAACAAGACTGGCAGTAAGAAGAGGGAAGGAGTGGAGTCATTAG TGGGCTACTCATGGATGCCTCTGCTGAAAGAAGGCAGGATGCAGTCCACGGAGCTTCATCTCCCGGTCGCTGCTACCCTTCCGCCAGGATACCTGTGCCAGGACTCCCGAAAG TCGCAGCCAGACATCAAATGGGTGGAGAACGCAAAGACGCTCTTTCGAGTCAGAACTCATGTAGCCTCAACAATAAACACTCAG GACCTTCACCTCCACAAGTTCTTCCAGCACTGTCAGCTCATAGCAGTCACATCTGAGGGGAACCAGGCGGAACTCATCAAGTACTTGAAG TGCCTTCATGCCATGGAGACACACGTTATCATCAACTTCTTGCCCATCGTGCTGAATCAGCTGTTCCAGGTGCTTTCAACGACAACCAAAGTTGCCCATGACATTGCTGTCAACTCCCTCCG TGTGATCATCCACATTGTCTCCAGATGTCATGAAGAAGGGCTGGAGCACTTTCTGCGCTCCTATGTTAAG TTTGTGTTTGCCAACCGCAGTCCTGTTTCAGGACACCTTGCCAACACTCATGAGGTGCTGGCCACTTCAGTCACAGCCATCCTCAAACAGACAGCCGACTTTAACACAAGCAATAAACTACTCAAG TATTCCTGGTTCTTCTTTGAAACCATGGCCAAGTCCATGGCCCAGTATCTGCAGGAGGAAAACCGTatgaag ATGCCGCGGAGTCAGAGGTTTCCAGACAGCTTCCATCAAGCACTCCAGTCACTGGTGCTGTCCATAATGCCGCACATCACCATCCGCCACACAGAAATCCCAGAAGAAGCTCGCTGCGTCAACCTGAGTCTGGCTGCTTTCATCAAG AGGTGTTTGACCTTCATGAACCGAAGTTTTGCCTTCAGTCTCATCAACCACTACATGTGTCATTTCACTCTCAAGGACCCAAAG GGTCTTACTGAGATGAAGTTTGACTTCCTAATGTCAGTGTGCAACCACGAACATTTCATCCCCCTCAATCTCCCCATGGCATTTGGTCGCACTAAACTGCAAAGGGTTCAAG ATTTTATTCCGTATGCGACGGAGCTTTTTGGCCCAGTAG ATCAAAGTCTGGAGTTCAGCCTCACTGAGGACTATTGTCGGAACCATTTCCTGGTGGGTCTCCTGATGAGGGAAGTAGTGGAGGCCTTACTGCAAGGCCCAGAGGTCCGGCAGCTGGCCGTGAGTGTCCTTAAAAACCTCCTCATCAAGCACTCCGCTGATGACCGCTATACCACTTACAAA AACCAGCAGGCCAGGATCTGTCTGCTCTACCTTCCACTACTGGAGCTACTCTACCGAAACCTAAAGCAGCTGTCAGCACAGTCTTCCGCCTCCAGCCCGGGGCTAGGTCTTAAT GGCTCCAGGGATGACCTGATGTCCAATACTTCTGTCGACAGCAGGAGAGTCAGCGCCGCGCTAGACAAAGACCATG GTGTTTTGCTGCAGAATGGCCATGTAAGGAGAGAGGATTCCAGAGGATCGCTCTTCATGGATCTAGGAACGCCGGACAGTTTTGAG CTGCAGAGACGCGGTTCCTCCATGAGCAGCAGTCCAGTCCCGTCCACATCCAGACTGGGTCGTTACGAGATCCGAGGCCTACTGCTCTCTTTCCTGCACATTGTAAAAACTCTGTCAGAAG ACACTTTGGCTGCTTACTGGATGAAACTTAACCCACCAGATGTCATGAACTTCCTGAGTTTACTAGA GATCTGCCTTGTCCAATTCCGATACATTGGGAAGCGCAATATTGGGAG GAGTCAAGACGCGTGTGCTTCCAAGCTCTTCTCACCGGACAGGAAGTCACAGACGATGCCAGCCATGCGCTACAACCGAGCCAGTCTGTTGCAGACGAAGATCAGTCAGTTCAGCACCATGGAGGCATCGCTCACCCTCAACATAG GGACTGGCCCTTCAGAGGCAGAAATCCATCATCTGGCTCTACTAGAAGGAAACATCTCCACAGAGGTCTGCCTGAGTGTTCTGGATGTTCTCGCTCTCTTTTGTCAGTGCTTCAAG ACCCAGCTCATGGAGAGTGAAGGACATAATCCCCTAATGAAGAAAGTGTTTGATGTTTACCTGACCTTCCTTCAAGTTGGCCAATCAGAGGCTGCCCTCAAGCATGTGTTTGCTGCCCTCAGGGCTTTTATTCACAAG TTCCCTTCGGTGCTGTTCAAGGGCCGAGTGACGCTTTGCGAGGCTCTTTGCTGCGAGGTGCTCAAATGCTGTGTGTCTCGACTGGCGTCCTTACGCGCCGAGGCGTCTGCTCTGCTCTACCTGCTCATGAAGAACAACTACGACTTCACTAAGAGGAAGACCTTTCTGCGTACCCACCTGCAG ATCATCATTGCAGTGAGTCAGCTGATCTCTGATGTGGCACTTAGTGGCAGCTCCCGCTTCCAGGAGTCACTTTCTATAATCAACAACTTTGCAAACAGTGACAAGGCCATGAAG TCTACGTCATTTCCATCAGAGGTAAAGGGTCTGACCAAGAGGATCAGAACGGTGCTGATGGCCACGGCCCAAATGAAGGAGCATGAAAAAGACCCTGAGATGCTGCTGGACCTGCAGTACAGCCTGGCCCGCTCCTATGCCAGCACTCCAGAACTGAGGCGGACCTGGCTGGACAGCATGGCCAGAGCACACCTGAAGAATGGAGACCTATCTGAG GCCGCCATGTGTTACGTTCATGTTGCAGCGCTGGTCGCCGAATATTTGCACAGAAAAA AGCTGTTCCCCAGTGGTCTTGCAGCCTTTAAAAGGATCACTTTCAATATTGATGAGGAAGCCGCCATGAAGGAAGACACTGGCATGCAGGATGTCTACTACACCGAA GAAGTGTTGGTGGAACACCTTGAGGTTTGCGTGGAGGCACTCTGGAAAGCTGAGCGCTATGAGCTCATCACACATGTCGCTAAACTGATCATCCCAATATACGAGAAGCATCATGAGTACCAG AAACTAAGTCGTCTTTATGACACGCTGCACCGAGCCTACAACAAGATTATGGAGGTGATCCAGTCGGGCCGCAGATTGCTGGGGACATTCTTCAGAGTGGCTTTTTATGGACAGGTCAGTTCTTCCAAG GGATTttttgaggaagaggatggcAAAGAGTACATCTACAAGGAGCCCAAACTCACCACGCTGGCAGAAATCTCTCAGCGACTCATGGCACTTTATGGGGAGAAGTTTGGACCAGAGAACGTCAAGATAATCCAGGACTCAAACAAG GTAAATCCAAAGGACTTGGAGTCCAAATTTGCCTACGTCCAGGTGACCTTCGTCAAGCCCTTCTTTGAGGAGAAGGAGGctccagagaagaagacagactTTGAGAAGAATCACAACATCAACCGTTTTGTGTTTGAGAGTCCATACACGCTGTCAGGGAAGAAACATGgtggtgtggaggagcagtgcaAGAGGAGGATCGTCCTCACAA CCGCCAACACTTTCCCCTACGTGAAGAAGCGTGTGgaggtggtgggggagaagCATGTGGAGCTCAAGCCAGTGGACGTGGCCATCGACGAGATGAAGGCCCGCACAGCTGAGCTGACTAAGCTCTGCTCCAGCCAGGAGGTGGACATGATCCAGCTGCAGCTCAAACTTCAGGGCTGCGTCTCTGTGCAG GTGAATGCTGGTCCGATGGCCTACGCCAGAGCCTTTCTAGATGATAAGAAGTCCAGCCAGTCCAACAACAAGAAGGTGAAAGACCTGAAGGACATTTTTAG GCGTTTTGTGCAAGCCTGCAGCATGGCCCTGGACATCAACGAGCGTTTAATCAAGGAAGACCAGTTTGAGTACCACGAAGGCCTCAAGTCCAACTTCAAGGAGATGGTGAAGGAGCTCTCTGACATCATCCATGAGCAG CTCTGA